The sequence AAATCCGCGTGACGAAAACGATAAATTGATTGCTTTATATCTCCAACTATGAAAAGTGTGCTGCCCATATCTTTCCAAAGAGCTTGCAACATATCCTCCTGCAGTCTATCAGTATCTTGAAACTCATCGACTAAAATATGCTTGAATTTCTCCCCATATTTTTTATTTTTATTTAAAACATCTGACGCATAGCGAATTAGGTCGTTATGGGTGAGTATGCCTTCTTTCTTTCGCAATGATTCCCAACACTGCCACCCTATCGCTGCAGTTTTATTCAAAAGCGACAACAACGCAATTTCACTATTAGAGGGCATAGAAGCCATCAACACCTTGACTTTGGCCTCATCTCTCCAAGTTTTTAAATTTTTATTTTCTATAGAGGATATTATCCTTCCAATTGCATCCTTCAATTTTGAGTTTCCAGGTAATTTTGCTAATCCTGAGTATAATATTTGCTTTGCGAAAGTTTCTAGGCACACGCTAGAAAACTCTGCTTCAGAATAATCTAACATAATATTTTTTAAATTTTCAAAACTTAAGGGATTATTAATTAGCTCTTCCCTTACAAAGACATCTGAAAAGACTTCTTCTTGCCACAAGTTCCATATTTCCACAAATATTTTCTTTTGGCTATTTACATCTTCAATTAGAGCGCAATTGTCTTGATTCCATATTTCATCTGGAGTTTTTCCATAACTCCCGAATTTCTCTGATGCATCTTTTGCCATTTTTGTTAGTTTTTTGGGTGTATAAAAGGAAACAAATTCACTGAAAAATTCATTGTTAAAGAGCTCTTCACAGCGCTCCTGCCATTCCTTATCGTTCAATATTTGCAATAGTTTTTCATTGGACAATGCTGCGAGAGATTCTGAAAAAGTTTTCCACCATAAATCTTCACTCGGTGCAGTTGTAATAGATGCCCCAGGATCTATGTCAAGTAGTAGGCCTGACTCTCTAATTACCTTCATTGCAAAAGAATGAATTGTTGAAATATGAGCATCATCTATATACTGTATTCTTTGCTTAAAATGCGGAAGATTACTGCTAGATTTTTCGTGCCAAGACAATAAAGTCTTCTTTATCCGCTCCTGCATCTCTCTTGCCGCTTTTTCTGTATATGTCAGCACAAGAATTTCATCTACCTTGCAGTCGGGATCCTGGGCCAGCAGCCAAGCAAATCTTTGTGACAAAGTTTGTGTCTTACCTGTTCCTGCTCCAGCACTTACAACTGTCAATTTTTTCTCACTTCTTATTGCTTCTATTTGAGAGCTGGTTCCATTAATATTGTCCTTCTCCCACTCGTTACGAAAAAAGACAGTATTATTCATTGCAACCACCTCCAAAATTATCATCCTCGCCTTCTTCTAAATCATAAGAAACAGCTTCTTTTTTTCTGCAAATTGTATAAAACTCACAATACCTACTACAGGCGAGAGAGTTATAATCCGCCTCATATATCCCTTTTTTAATAGATTCCGCCATATCATGTATATGCTCTTTTGTTTCTTTTAACAAATCATCTAATTCTTTATTAGTGTTTTTTGCTTCATAAACTTCTTTTATTTCATTATCGATAAAATACCCACACAAAGTACCACTCTTATGCCCTACCCAAGCGTAACCTATAGGCCGGTATCCTTTCCCTTGTTTTATTATTGAATATGCAGCAAGTTGCCAATCATCTTTGTGTTTATTTGCATCTCCAAGCTTATAGTCAAGAATTACCATGCGTTTCACATCTTCAGATTCAAATATATCAGCTCTATCCAATCTCCCTCTAAATTTTACTCCGCCAACATCTAATTCCGGCAACCAAGACTCTATTTCCACATTTGTTCTTCCTGACATGTTTTTTTCAATTTTATCAAGCAACAAAGCTACTGACTCTACTTGTTTCTTAAGTCTATCTGCTTGTCTTTTTAATCTTCCATCTTTTATTAGGTTAGGGTATTCTTCAGCTGCTTTATCCCAATATTTCTTGCTTAAAATTACAAAACTTTGTTTATTATTTTTCTGATATTCCAACCAAGAAAGCTCCCATAGCTTATGTACAAAACTACCGGCAGACAGAGGATCAAAAAGATCTGTCCTTGTCTTTTCTAGCCCAAGCACTGACTTACACCAATAGCGATAAGGACATTTTATCCACTCATCTAATGAGCTAAGAGAAACTGTCTTTTCTAAAAAATCTTCTCCCCATTCTACTTTTCTTGGCATTCTGTCCCTGTCAATCTTTTTTTCTCCTTCACTTACTTCGGCTCCAGAAAACCATGTCTCGTTTTTATCAGGTGTCAAACTTAACAAAGGATATAATATTTCCCCTTTAGCGGGATAATTAGTTTTTATCGACTCTAGAAATTGTGCTTTGCCTACGGGCCTGGCATTTGAATCGTTTAAAGAGCGTGTAAAAATTATTCCATCTACACCTGTCGCTATCAATCTTCTAAAAAGAGATTCTCTTTGCTCTCTTTTGTCATGTAAGTTAGGAAGATATAGTACAAATGCGTCACTTTCTTTTTCAACATCACTAACTGTTATATTGTTGATTTTTTCTTTATTCTCATCACTTAAAAGGGGAGACTCCTTAAACTTCCCCGGCCATGTGTCATAGTCCACATCAGTCATAATCCAGTACCTATGTTCAGCTAATACAGGAGGGGAGCCTACATATACAGTAACCGAGCCATTTTGCTGGAGCGGCATAGGAAGTTTGGCATTTTCATTCCAATCCAATATGTAATTAATCGCATCCGAACCCGACAAAAACACATTAAGAAGTTCCTTAATATTTTTATCAGAACTTTCAACTGTTTTTATTTTTCTCTCTAGCTCTCTAATGCTATACGCAAAATTCTTTATCTCTGAATCTAATTCTACTTGGGTAGAAACTAAAGGCCCTATTTTATTTGTAATATCAAGATCTAAAATAAAATCTCTCCATGTGCTCAATACTGTTACTGGAGAACCTCCCGTCCTAATCTCCGAACAAAAACCTATTATTCTCTTAAATACTTTTAACATCTTTTCCTGGTTTTTAAGATTTAATTCCCATTTTTTTTGACCTTGCGGATGATATTTTAGGCAGTTTTTAAAATTAAAATCTTCAGTATGAATGAGGGGTGAAGACAAAAGTAAAAGTGTTTCGTGTGTATCCCAGTTACTTGAATATGCGCTCCATATTAACTTGGGCAATTCACCCAATAAGGTTTCACCAACATTTTCCCGAACTTGCAGGTTATAGGGGATTTTATAGCGTGACAAAGCGCTCTTAAGTATTTTTAGTCGTTTCTCTTGTACTTGTATTCCTATATCCCCAAAACTTGTAAAGCCGCCAATTTTACTTAAATCACTCTTGTCATGTAGCCATAATGCCAATTCTCTAGCTATAGCATTAAATTGTAAAAACGCATTACTAGCATTTAATTCCATATAATTTATTTCTATTGCTGTTTTTTCTTTATATCCTTTATAGTCTGATATCTGTTTTATTGAGTCATGTCTATATTCTAAGCCGGAATTTGGTAATATAAATATTTTTTCTACCTCTTTGTCAAAGCTATGTTTTACTAAATTTAGCTGACCTCCGGTAAATGTAAGAAATCCTATAAAAACAAATTTATGCTCTTTCGAGTAGCTACGCACTTTGGTATTGTTTAACAACTTACTCGTTTCTGTTGCAATCTGAGCACTGTCTAGGAGGTTATTTTTTTCTAAATATGACAAATAATCTGAATAAAGACGATATAAAATTGCCTCCGGAGAAGTTTTGTTTCCTTCCGTTTCGCTAATCTTCTCTGTTAATGTTTCCGGCAACACTCCTTCTAAGAGCAAATCGCGAATATTTTCCCCAAGTATTTTTACAAAACCGTGTCGTTCTACCCCAGGCGGCAAGTCCAACCCAGCATTTTTTGTTTCTTTAACAAATAAGTTTAATAGATGTTTTAGAATAAAAAGGTGATCAGTCGGATCTAGTACATGTCGTGGAGAAACCTCTGCGACAATATTTAACTCATTATAAAGATCGCTCCAAACCCAAATTTTCGGACGCTCTTCGAGAAACGAACCATTATCAGAAATTAAATCTAATAAATACTCTCTGTCCATACCTGAAGGCACAATAAAAATAGCCTTCTCTTTGTTTTTTTCATAAATTTCTGCCAAGCGCTTTTGTTTTTCTGATATATGGTAATAACTCTCAACGCTTACACTCATGTTAACTCTCTCCCGAATAATCATTCTAAAAACATAGTCTTATGCATGAATTGTTTTTTATTTTATATTTAAAGTGTGACATTACAATTACTACGTTTATCTCATGTCTTTTCCTTCATAAAATATTAGTGTTTCCCTATCTTATTACTTTTATAGTTTTTAAATTTCTATTTCGTTTGTTTGTAGTTTAAGGGTAAGTGCTGTACAACCTATTGACAAGTTATTCTTGAAAGGTATCACAGTATTTAATTTTAACACTATAATGAGCTAATTGCTTTTAATACAGCGTAATTTATGTTGCTAAAATTTTAATTTTAGCAATATATAACACAATTCGTTTCCAATTCACTATATGTTTTGCTAAGCTAATAATTAAAATATTAGCTTTATAATGCGATTAAAATTTAAATATAAATTACATTGTTTAGCTCTTATGTATATAATATTGGGAAGAAATAAAATCAAATTTTTTTCATTGTGTATAGATACGATAAAACGAGTGAAAGATATACAAAGGAGGGGATGTATATGCTTTGCTGTACAATCTGTGGCAGGGTGCTTAAGGAGTGTTGTGATCTTTTTCATGAGGCAATAACAGAAGATGGAGAAACTGTCGTCGTTTGTAATGATTGTGCGATAGAAAATGATTTAGACTTTGAGCCTGAAACGGAATAAATATAAAACATAAATTTAAGGACATTTTAATTTCTGCCGATTCCTCTTTAATATAACAAAAAATAAACAAGGCTATCTATGTTTTTACAATTAAATCAATACAAAAAAGGAGATGGAAAGATGAACTGTTTACAAATCATGGCAATAAGAGTTGAGCAAAGAGAATCAACTGCCATTGAGGTACAAAAAACTTTAACGGAATACGGATGTGCTATTTCTGTCAGATTGGGATTACACAATAATGTACTTGACAAGTGTTCTCCTAAAGGACTATTAATACTTCAATTGTGTTCTGAATTAAAAGTATCAAAAGAATTAGAACACAAGTTAAATCTAATTGATGGAGTAAAAGCAAAGCTAGTGGATCTCTCTGAGTAAATAAGCTAGAATGACTTTTTAAAGTTGACAAGCGAATAGTAAGTGATAAACTACCACAGTAGTTTTAATGGGGATGTAGCTCAGCGGGAGAGCACTTCCCTCGCACGGAAGGGGTCGTCGGTTCAAATCCGATCATCTCCACCATTTTTACTTACCAATAGAATCGAACACAAGGGGCAACAACGGAAAATTGATCTCGTTGTTGCCCCTTGTGTCGTTATTATTTTAACCTACAAGGCTAATAGCTTTTAATATGTTTTCGTAATCTGCTTTTAAAGATAATAGTGCTTCGGTTGTATTGACGGGCTCACATGGACGCAAAAGATCTGTAATTGTCCGCAAGTTATTATAAAAACTGTAGAAATGTAGTGTCCCAACTATTCTTTTTAGTATTTTTGCATGTTCATATGCACTTTTATAATCATTATTGTTAATATATATTTGCATCTTTTCAAAGTTTTTATCTTCTGGAAATTCTTTGATACTTTTAATATAAAAATCTATATCGTTTTTAAATTTACGCTCAACCTCTTCGACATCTATACCATATTTTTTTAGGTTATTTAAATCTACCATCCTTATCCTTCCTTCTTTCAAATTGCTTTAAATTAATTAATTAGTCCCTATTTGAACAGTTCACAACTAGGCCAGCTAAAATCTCTACAGAATGTCTTATTCCGCTAGAAATTGCATTAAAACACTCAGTTGCACCTTTTTCGCTTCCGGGCAAAGCTATTATTAGAGTTTTATCTCTTACGACAGCCAAACCGCGTGTCAAGAAAGAGTGCTTTGAATAACGTGATGTTTTCATACGCATCATTTCTCCAAAACCAGGAACTGTTTTATCAGCGAGTTGTATTAGTGCTTCAGGTGTATTATCTCTCGCGGATATGCCAGTACCTCCGGTTGTGAGTATTAGATTATACCCCTTGTCACACCAACGCTTTACTCTTTCAACAATATCTTCTATGTCATCAGGCACTAAATCTCGCTCCATGACGATTCCTCCCTGTGACAAAACAAGTTCTTCGAGTTTTGGTGCAGAAGTATCTATCCTTTCTCCTCGATACCCCTTATCACTTATTGTTAATAAAGCCACACATAATGGTAGCCATACCGTGAATTTAGTTGACACACTCAAAAAACCAGGTATTTTCACTTTTAATAGTTCGCTTTTTTTGTCCCATCTAAGAAGCGTGCCATATTCTTTGAAAATAAGAAAATCTCCGTCTTTGAGTTCTGTTTCACGTGAGACAATTATAATTAATGAATCCTTCTTATCTTTATCCTTTAATTTTTCTCCTGCATAAACTAATTTTATTTTTAGAGGCGTTCCATTAACGAAACTCTCTCCATTTATATTCTTATGTACATAACATAATGTATGATCTCCAATAAGTGAAGGTGCATAAAGCCTTAATATTCTCATATCTAATATCCCTCAGCAGTCCATTCTCCGCTTCTTCCACCGCTTTTTTGAGTTAGACGGATGTCTTTTATTATCATTCCCTTGTCATGAGCCTTACATATATCATAAAAACAGAGAGCTGCAGTTGATACTCCGGTCAGAGCTTCCATTTCTACTCCAGTACTTTCATTGGCTTTAACTTCACATACAATGTGCAATGCTTTTTTCTCTGCATTTAAACTGCACTTAACATTTATTTTATCAAGCTTAATTGCATGGCAAAGCGGTATAATAGACGGTGTATTTTTAGCACCTATTATCCCAGCAATTTCTGAGATTGAAAAAGGATCTCCTTTCTTTACAGAACCGGAAAATACTGCAGTATAAACTGAATCTGGTAAAATAATCCATCCTTCAGCAGTAGCACTGCGTAATGTTTTTACTTTGCCACTTATATCCACTAACGTTGGGTGTCCCTGTTTATCGAAGTGAGTGTATTCAGACATTTTCTAACCTCCTATAGCGGACATATTACTGTCCCCTTTTTTTATATCTTTCCAGCATTTAGGCTTAGATTCCATATGATTTAATATTGCGATTTTTAATGCATCGCGGTCATTATTAGCAATGAGCTCTCTTAACGGCAAATCTTGGTCCGAAAAAAGACATTTTTTTAAGTAACCAGCAGACGTAACTCTCAATCTATTGCAACTGTTGCAAAAATGATCTGACACAGCAGCGATTATACCCACTTTTTGTCCTGTATCTGTATTTTTGTAATACTTGGCAGGACCATCAAATAGTGAGATTCCTTCAATTCTTTCCCATTCTCCATGCTTTTTTAATATAGAAAATATTTCTTTCGCTGATATGAATCCTTGTTTAGTCCAAAGTTTGTCATTAAGGGGCATCAACTCGATAAATCTTAGTAAAACACCCTCTTTTTTTGAGAAGTTTATTAGATCTAATACTTCGTTATCGTTGAAACCCTTTATCAATACAGTATTTAATTTTATATTTTCGATCCCTTGCCTTAAACTCTCTCTTATTCCGTCTAATACAAGGTTTAGACCATCTACTTTAGTTAAACTAATAAACTTTTGAGAGTCTAGAGTATCAAGGCTAATGTTTAAAGAATTTATCCTAGACTTTATTAATTGCTCCAAGTATTTTGTTAAAAGAAGGCCATTGGTTGTAAGAGCCATCTCCATGTCTGGAAATAGCTGTCTGGTCTGCATTAAAAAC comes from Synergistaceae bacterium and encodes:
- the moaC gene encoding cyclic pyranopterin monophosphate synthase MoaC, with product MSEYTHFDKQGHPTLVDISGKVKTLRSATAEGWIILPDSVYTAVFSGSVKKGDPFSISEIAGIIGAKNTPSIIPLCHAIKLDKINVKCSLNAEKKALHIVCEVKANESTGVEMEALTGVSTAALCFYDICKAHDKGMIIKDIRLTQKSGGRSGEWTAEGY
- the moaA gene encoding GTP 3',8-cyclase MoaA; translated protein: MAGTIDSYGRYITYARISVTDRCNLRCTYCMPPEGVKLSAHEDILRYEEILQLCNVFKELGVKKIRFTGGEPLVRKGMGLFLMQTRQLFPDMEMALTTNGLLLTKYLEQLIKSRINSLNISLDTLDSQKFISLTKVDGLNLVLDGIRESLRQGIENIKLNTVLIKGFNDNEVLDLINFSKKEGVLLRFIELMPLNDKLWTKQGFISAKEIFSILKKHGEWERIEGISLFDGPAKYYKNTDTGQKVGIIAAVSDHFCNSCNRLRVTSAGYLKKCLFSDQDLPLRELIANNDRDALKIAILNHMESKPKCWKDIKKGDSNMSAIGG
- a CDS encoding MogA/MoaB family molybdenum cofactor biosynthesis protein, with product MRILRLYAPSLIGDHTLCYVHKNINGESFVNGTPLKIKLVYAGEKLKDKDKKDSLIIIVSRETELKDGDFLIFKEYGTLLRWDKKSELLKVKIPGFLSVSTKFTVWLPLCVALLTISDKGYRGERIDTSAPKLEELVLSQGGIVMERDLVPDDIEDIVERVKRWCDKGYNLILTTGGTGISARDNTPEALIQLADKTVPGFGEMMRMKTSRYSKHSFLTRGLAVVRDKTLIIALPGSEKGATECFNAISSGIRHSVEILAGLVVNCSNRD